A window of the Tiliqua scincoides isolate rTilSci1 chromosome 5, rTilSci1.hap2, whole genome shotgun sequence genome harbors these coding sequences:
- the LOC136652917 gene encoding olfactory receptor 14A16-like → MLNKTSLSGFLLLPFSDLQEFQILYFVTFLLLYLGIVSGNLFIIAAIALDHHLHSPMYFFLMNLAIQDVGHVSVFIPKSLVNSLMNTRHISYSGCVAQVLFFIFFLSSDFAILTVMAYDRYVAICNPLEYEMIMNRGACKQMIAIIWMTVFLYSVLHTCGTFASPFCSNIVKQFFCEIPQLLKLASTDLYLIEIGVIGFSAFIGSCCLIFIIVTYVHIFTAVQKIRSVQGRRKALSTCLPHLIVASTFVCTSSFAYLRPSPDNPSHLDIAITLIYSVVPPMLNPLIYSLRNKEIKNSLQRLLGLNKNI, encoded by the coding sequence ATGCTCAACAAAACTTCACTTTCTGGGTTCCTGCTCCTGCCATTCTCAGACCTCCAGGAATTTCAGATTCTCTATTTTGTGACCTTCCTGCTGTTGTATTTGGGGATTGTCTCAGGGAACCTTTTCATCATCGCTGCAATAGCTCTTGACCATCACCTGCacagccccatgtacttctttttaATGAACTTGGCCATACAAGATGTTGGTCATGTTTCAGTCTTTATCCCCAAATCCTTGGTCAATTCCCTCATGAACACCAGGCACATCTCTTACTCTGGATGTGTTGCTCAAGTCCTCTTCTTTATCTTCTTTTTATCATCTGATTTCGCAATTCTCACAGTCATGGCATATGATCGGTACGTTGCAATTTGCAACCCACTGGAATATGAAATGATCATGAACAGGGGAGCCTGTAAGCAAATGATTGCTATCATATGGATGACTGTTTTTCTGTATTCAGTGCTGCACACCTGTGGCACTTTTGCAAGCCCTTTCTGCTCCAACATTGTCAagcagttcttctgtgaaatcccacaaTTACTTAAGCTTGCCTCTACTGACTTATACCTAATTGAAATAGGAGTTATTGGGTTCAGTGCTTTCATTGGTTCATGCTGCTTAATTTTCATTATTGTAACTTATGTGCATATCTTCACTGCGGTGCAAAAAATCCGTTCTGTGCAAGGCAGGAGAAAGGCCCtctcaacttgccttccccacctcattgttGCTTCCACATTTGTGTGTACTTCATCTTTTGCTTACCTGAGACCCTCCCCTGACAACCCATCACACCTGGATATAGCCATCACTCTCATATATTCTGTTGTTCCACCCATGCTGAATCCACTGATCTacagcttgagaaacaaggaAATTAAAAATTCTTTGCAAAGACTGTTGGGTTTAAACAAGAACATCTAA
- the LOC136652918 gene encoding olfactory receptor 14I1-like, with translation MEDIRGICKPPGDGKRTALPLRIPQMEHKMSNKTSVLEFLLLQFSDLREFQILHFVAFLLLYLGIVSGNLLIIAVIAFDRHLHSPMYFFLMNLAVQDIGHVSVFIPKSMANSLMNTRHISYSGCVAQVLFFIFFLSSDFAILTVMAYDRYVAICNPLEYEMIMNRGACRQIIAIVWMTVFLYSVLHTCGTFASPFCSNIVNQFFCEVPQLLKLTCSDLYLVEMGILVLSAVICSGCLIFIAVTYGQIFSAVRKISSATGRRKALSTCLPHLIVVSTFLCTSSFAYLTSPFNKTSHLDIAVTLIYSVFPPMLNPVIYSLRNKEIKNALQRLLGLTKKI, from the exons ATGGAGGACATCAGAGGGatctgcaagcctccaggagatGGCAAGAGGACAGCTCTGCCCCTCAG AATACCACAGATGGAACACAAAATGTCCAACAAAACTTCAGTACTGGAATTCCTGCTCTTGCAATTCTCAGACCTTCGGGAATTTCAGATTCTCCATTTTGTGGCGTTCCTGCTGCTGTACTTGGGGATTGTCTcagggaaccttctcatcatcgCTGTGATAGCTTTTGACCGTCACCTGCacagccccatgtacttctttttgATGAACTTGGCCGTACAAGACATTGGTCATGTTTCAGTCTTTATCCCCAAATCCATGGCCAACTCCCTCATGAACACCAGGCACATTTCTTATTCTGGATGTGTTGCTCAAGTCCTCTTCTTTATCTTCTTTTTATCATCTGATTTCGCAATTCTCACAGTCATGGCATATGACCGGTACGTTGCCATTTGCAATCCACTGGAATATGAAATGATCATGAACAGGGGAGCCTGTAGGCAAATAATTGCTATTGTATGGATGACAGTTTTTCTATATTCAGTGCTGCACACctgtggcacttttgcaagtcCTTTCTGCTCGAACATTGtcaaccagttcttctgtgaagtTCCCCAGTTACTTAAGCTCACCTGCTCTGACTTATACTTAGTGGAAATGGGAATCCTTGTGTTAAGTGCTGTCATTTGTTCAGGCTGCTTAATCTTCATTGCTGTAACTTATGGGCAAATCTTCTCGGCAGTGCGAAAAATCAGTTCTGCTACAGGCAGGAGAAAGGCCCtctcaacttgccttccccacctcattgttGTCTCCACCTTTTTATGTACTTCTTCCTTTGCATATTTGACGTCCCCCTTTAATAAAACATCACATCTGGATATAGCCGTCACTCTCATATATTCTGTTTTCCCACCCATGCTAAATCCAGTGAtctacagcctgagaaacaagGAAATTAAAAATGCTTTGCAGAGACTATTGGGTTTAACTAAAAAGATCTAA
- the LOC136652919 gene encoding olfactory receptor 14I1-like — MSNKTSASGFFLLPFSDLREFQILHFVAFLLLYLGIVSGNLLIIAAVVFDRHLHSPMYFFLMNLAIQDVGFVSVFVPKSMTNSLMNTRYISYSGCVAQVFFFVILAASDFFLLTVMAYDRYVAICNPLRYEMIMNRGACIHIITTVWISAFVYSVLHTGGTFASPFCSNIINQFFCEIPQLLKLTCSDLYLVEMAVLVLSTIICLGCFIFIAVTYVQIFSAVQKINSAESRRKALSTCLPHLIVVSTFLCTSAFAYLTSPSNKPSHLDIAITLLYSLFPPMLNPVIYSLRNKEIKNAVRRLLGLNNNV, encoded by the coding sequence ATGTCCAACAAAACTTCAGCATCTGGGTTCTTTCTCTTGCCATTCTCAGACCTTCGGGAATTTCAGATTCTACATTTTGTGGCCTTCCTGCTGTTGTACTTGGGGATTGTCTcagggaaccttctcatcatTGCTGCAGTAGTTTTTGATCGTCACCTGCacagccccatgtacttctttttaATGAACCTGGCCATACAAGATGTTGGGTTTGTTTCCGTCTTTGTCCCAAAATCCATGACCAATTCCCTTATGAACACCAGGTACATCTCTTATTCTGGATGTGTGGCACAAGTCTTCTTCTTTGTCATCCTGGCAGCCTCTGATTTCTTCCTGCTCACTGTCATGGCATACGATCGATATGTTGCCATATGCAATCCATTAAGATATGAAATGATAATGAATAGGGGAGCTTGTATACACATAATTACAACAGTGTGGATTTCTGCTTTTGTCTATTCGGTGTTGCACACTGGTGGCACTTTTGCAAGTCCTTTCTGCTCGAACATCATCAACCAGTTTTTCTGCGAAATCCCGCAATTACTTAAGCTCACCTGTTCTGACTTATACTTAGTGGAAATGGCAGTTCTTGTGTTAAGCACAATAATTTGTTTaggctgctttattttcattgCTGTAACTTATGTGCAAATCTTCTCTGCAGTGCAAAAAATCAATTCTGCTGAAAGCAGGAGAAAAGCCCtctcaacttgccttccccacctcattgttGTCTCCACCTTTTTATGTACTTCTGCCTTTGCATATTTGACATCCCCCTCTAATAAACCATCACACCTGGATATAGCCATTACTCTTTTATATTCTCTTTTTCCACCCATGCTAAATCCAGTGATCTacagcttgagaaacaaggaGATCAAAAATGCTGTGAGAAGACTTTTGGGTTTAAATAACAATGTCTAA